A segment of the Trifolium pratense cultivar HEN17-A07 linkage group LG7, ARS_RC_1.1, whole genome shotgun sequence genome:
gagagagagagagagagagagagagagagagatagaggtGACAACTGGGAGACAAAAAAGAAGGATTAAAGAATAAGAAACAGAAAGAAAAGGACTGGACCAACACCCCCAACCATTATTGTCTTTGTTGGTCTTTTGTTCCATTCAAACTATGTTTCTATACTTTTGTTGGAAAAACCAACCGAATAAATAGAGCGCTCAGATGAGATAGCACgagtattttttaaattaattataaaaaattatttgatttttgatttgGATATACAACAGTATTAAAATATTTAGGAAGAATTTGTCTGTTTTTTTGGATTTCACAATACTCAATGAATTAGTCCGCAGTTGCAAGCAGAGGATatctgattaaaaaaaattggaaaaacatTAAACAATTAATTAAGGTAAAAAATGAggaatttttgttgatgttttcaACCTGGCTGCCAAACCAAAATTCCAAACAAGCTGTACAGATTGTGCTTAACCTGTTTGCTTGGTGGCATTATGCTGCTAGCTGGTGACTCAATGGATTGGAAGGTTCATTAATTTTAGTTCTAACCCAACAATGTGAAATGTAACGGCATTTCAATTTTGGGAACAATACAATAGCTAGTAGGTTGGTTGAGTATGatatgtttggataaacataaCACAAGTGTTATTATGATaagtttatataaattatttttataagggtcttgctaacgagtgcccccggggcactctttaagcattccatttaaagaaactttttatttaaaaagttaaacactacaaatttcaatgcgttgactttacgcattccgataaaaattctattaaaagcttactatttaagggcttaaagagtgccccgggagcactatttagcatttgcctttttataataaaagataaaataaagataaattatttttatatatgttatctCTGTTTTCATAAGCCAGAggacttataaaaataagcagaaaaaaatatatgaactaACTTATAATTAGTAGATGAATTTATAGTGAATAATTTATACGTTAACTTATAGCGAATAAATTACTTGATTGAATTTATAgtttttagtaaaataaaactaacaatTGATTcaacttataaatataaaaatattttgagttCAAAGAGTTATGCATGATAATGTGGTGTCTCCTAGGTCTCTGGATATAATATTTAAGGGAATTggttttgtcattcaaaaagaGTTAGAGGCGAAGCTTGTTGCCTGTTTACCTTCTATTTAAGTGTAATTAtcctacatatatataattacttaccaatttttttaagaaatgatACGAAAAAGATacgtttaattaattttaaactttttaaaataagatGACAAGGTAAAATTGAGTGGAAAACTATgataacttataaaatttaaatttatcaaaataaattataagttagtaaatatataaaaaatgtttatgtaGTGAATactgaataattttaaaatgttgagattttgtaaagatgacaaggataaaaaagtaaattaattttagaatccctcccctccccttgtgaaccaaacacatatttaataaaaatttgtcacctcccctcccctcacttcccctcccctccattaaaattcctccccttccctcccctcccctccttctatttcgaaccaaacagaccctaaagaAAAAAGTGTTACCAAATACGTAAATCTTTTTCTATaagaggagggttatattgactccaagagtaagttataaaagctactccaaatcatggtctttgattttaatatttattaatggctaagattgattgaTGATAAAACACAAAgttaaacttatttttttattgtattggaAAATAATCAAAAGATACCTTAAATAGACTTatcttttctctcaatttttttaacgCTCCTCATCTTTGCTTATTGTCTCCCAATTTAGGTTTAGGTGATGGAAGTCACTAAGATAGTGAAGCAATATAACAATGGAAGGGTAAATAGTGGTGCGACAACTATAGAGAAGATGAGAGAAACTACTGTACTGAAACTAAAAATAGCGGTGGAAATTGACTTCTTGGTAAATAGCGGTgctaaaaaacaaataattggtCTAgaccagaaaagaaaaaaatcggtACATGTTCTATATAAATACTAGCACAAAAATTGTAAGAAAACAAGTAGGATTGTCAAAATATTAGTGGTAAGCCATTTCAGAGTGTGTGGAATCCTTGTCTCCagtgtgataaaaaaataagtctcaattaatgattataattaattcattcttttctatttaaagtatgttttgataattttccaatacaatgaaaaaaataagtttCACTTTGTGTTTTATGATCAATCAATTTTAAccattaataaatattaaaatcaaaggCCATGATTTGGAGTAacttttataacttactcttggagtcaatataaccctcctcttTCTATAATAGAGTTTATAAAGTATATATCATACACTCGAAATATTGTATACAGTATTGCTAAACAGAGTATATCTGTATATGTAATGTAATTATCTTTCAATTAATATCATCTTAAAAACTTTGGATTCAAATTAATTCGCACTGATCATTACTCGTGCAATCCTAGGTATGGAAATTATATCCTACACTACtgaattttttatgtataatttgaattttttatgtaCTATAATAATCGAATTCAATGATAGCTACCATCAATGAACTTGGGCCTACGGTCTTTGAACATTGATTTGTCAACTTAGGAAATATCGACCTAAAAGAAGAGTTTTTATATAACATATGTATCTAGACTACAATACAGGCCAGATACATCTGTTATTTATTTAAtctaaaaaatgcatttttgtttatatttgtgttcGGAGGAAGTaatacataatcaaaatattatatcTGTTTTTATCGCAGTTGGTCACTTTCATACATCATAAATGAACTTAGTTTTAAAATCCGGACGGACCGGCCGATCGGACCAAAATTCGATTACTAGCTAAAATTCGAACTCATAAATGAACATagttttaaaaatcggaccggACCAAGGAAATTGCTTGGATTTTGAACTTCACACCAGGTTCATGAacttccaatgtgggactcccAAATGAGTTCATAAAACCCTACTTGCACACGAGAATCGGTAACATAAGCCAACAAATTTCAAATCTTGatcaattaaaagaaaaatcaactcacaagagaaggaaaaaattaaacacaaacaAATGTGATGTGAGAATTGTTGAgatctataaaaaaaagtcttatatCGGATGAAACAGTTGATATTAAGCAACATAGAAGTAATATGACTAATCAACTCAATGctttaaaattttgagtgaTAGTGTGATGTCAAAGTCACTTATGTGATTATTCAATACGCAATATATCATCAATTCAATCTAATGAGACTCTCCTCTCACATCCTAATAAGAATCTACCAAACATACACGCATAATAAAGAAATTCTGCATGCatagaaaatataatagtaGCAGAGCAGTGTATTAGTAAAAAAGGAGGTGGTAATAAGGGCAGTGGTTAGTGGCCCGTGGGCTGAATGAGTGAGAATAGAAATGGGCTGGCTGGCTGGTGTCTGGTTGGCTgaatcattcattcattttttattttttttcgaaaacttggtatccggccctaggaccgactaatccaaggggaccaatctcaccgtccacttgcggggggcccatttaaagccagaggtttttttgctctgtatggacttagcccaccgaaattggcaccagtgggaatcgaacctgagaccttgagaggagcatactccaaaggCCCAAGCCAACATCACTCgacaaccccaagtgggttacttttcattcattcattaggTTACTTTTCTGGGCGCGCTCAACAAAATTACCGATATACTcctgtccgctacttaaatagagGATTATACATAGgagggtgttttttttttcaaagatgTCATTTTCATAACGTcagttacttaagtagcggacattataaaaatgagatttttgagaaaaaaaaaaactttctacCAAATTTTTTATAACGTTAGTTACTTAATATGAGAAATTTTGAGAAGAAAACATTCTGCCAggatttttataacgtctgttGCTTAAATAACCGACGGTTAAATGAGAAACAGTGGCAAAAGTAATTCtagtattcattcattcaaaagaaagaaacaaagaaacgTTATCTTGTTTCTGTTGTTTCGTCTCCTTCCCTTCCCATTCACaagattcattcattcattcattcctcCGTCCGCTCTGTGATTCTGTTCCTCTCGCTGAATGAGCCCCCATGCCTTTGATTGGTAAATTTCTttaattctctctctctctctctctctctctctctctctctctctctctcaatttctGAATTTGAGTTTTGTTTAATCATCCTCATAATAAAAGCAACCAGCCTTATCTATCTTTCTTTTTAGTACTAGTAAGTACTATGTGTTGGATATTTTcatatgataatttattttaaagttaattattatattaatgatgATTTGTTTACTAGCTTGACTTGGTCATATTTGCCGTTACACTACACAtttgttaaatgtgcttcaatTTCATTTGCCTAATTAAAATAGGAATTAAAGCcactaagtttggtctagtgaCAAGGACTTGGGTAGTATAGTATACATGAGGTCTTTAGTTCGATCCTTTGCTCCgtcgtaaacaaaaaaaatcatggttTTGCCTTATGACAGTGATTAGCAACTGTatattgtgtatatatatatatatatatatagttatagtTATTAAGCGGATTAAGTCAATGAAGATTGAGCTCGGGTAGATTTAGGAAAGGTGaataagagaaaaagaaagtggTGTGAGTAAACTAAAATAGAGTTTCCTTGAGCATCCAAAAGAAGTTccttgctaattcacgtgcaagttccttgctaattcacgtgcggtgctagcaagaagtgactgttgtatgctggagggtattagctatgagaccaactgcaccgggtaacttACCTGTGGTGGGAGATATACTCTTAAGCCCGGTGCATTTGCACGTCTCAGTCAAATTCGACTAATAAGATTcgttctatttttattttgttacgaGTCATATTTAGTTGTtctaatatttctttgatttacTTTTTTGAGATAATTCTATGTCTAATTTTTCCAAAACTATGTTATATgctttatattaattaatttcctGGTATTAGCAGAGATAGCAAATGCACATTCACTGAGGGTCTCATTACCATtaccatattattattatcatcaacaTCATTTCAAAGACTCATCAACTAATAAGATTAATTGGAACTACTCCTTTGGTAACAACAACAACTTCAATGTTCGACGACGACATCCTAGGTTCCCATTACTCATTAAGGCTGTTGCTGCTGCTCCTCCTCTAAATCCACAGCCTGATTTATGGGAAGAAGAACCACCTGATGAGAGGGAGAAGTTGAGAAGATCCAGGATTTCTAAAGCTAATAAAGGAAACATCCCATGGAACAAAGGAAGAAAGCACAGTCTTGGTCAGTTatctcttcttcttttatttatttatttatcattcaaaCTTCAACCCCTTACCTCTATTCTGCATTCATATTTAACCAGAAACTTTGCAAAAGATCAAGGAAAGAACACGCATCGCAATGCACAATCCTAAGGTGATGTCATGTAAGCATATTTTTgcaattcttttattttccttaCTAATAAAATTCCTTAATATAATTTCACAATGCAGGTCAAAATGAAGTTGACTAATCGACCTGCACAAACGTAACTATAAACCTTTCCATTTCCACTGTTGTTAATTTTAAACGCTGCTTCTTTATATTATCATTCATTTTACTGTCCTTTATTGATTGCACAGTAcagaaacaaaattgaagattgGTGCTCGAGTGAAAAAGCTATGGGAAAAGAGGCGTGGGATGAAGATGGTGCAGGAGACTtgcttctttgagtggcagaaTTTAATTGCAGAAGCATCTAGGCAAGGCCTTGTTGGTCAGGAAGAGCTGCAATGGAATTCCTATGAAACCTTGGATGAACAGCTTAAGCAGGAGTGGTTGATGAGCCTTGaagaaaggaaacaaatgacAAGGCCGCCTTTAAGCAACAGAGAAGGAAGATTGCAGAAGCTATTGCTGCAAAATGGGCCGATCCAGTAAGTTTATATCTTAACATCTCGAGTGTTTGCTAGATCTTTTGCTCGGTTAGCACACTATTTGAGAGTCTCATCAATTAGTTCTTTGTGATTGACTTCAAACAAGTTAACACTTTtcttacaaataattttaatgtCCTGCCTACTTAATTTGATGTTTTCGATACTCAACATTGTCCCTCCCATGATTAACTTCAAAGAGTAACTGGATTCTTATACTTGTATGTTCAATCCGTGTTTGAAATTATTGATAGTTTGATAGaatcatcaattttttctatTGCTTCTATAGGGCATATTTGGTTTCAAAATTGTTTGCTGTTTTTATTTTCTGCTCACACCAATAATAACAATATCATAAGTATTAATGTTTTCTTATTATTCCTGCTTTCAAGTTTTACTACTTCCTATACAAATTCTGTTTTACCCTTGGTGTTTAATTTTGGTTCAGATATTCCACTTGTAATAATTGTAATAAATagagaaaattgttttcttaaGCGTAGCTAGACAAACAAGATGAAGAATGATCAAGTTCTGAGTTTCAAAATGTTTCGGTCTCCGTGGGTTTGAGGCGCAGTGAGAAAGTGTGAAGAGAAGACGTGAGAAAAGCTTAGATTCGACGTTTTGATTTACTCATAGGGGCAGGATTTCGAGTACCGTCGGTCCAGTTTCCTCTACCCGGAGTCGCCCGTACCGACACAGTCCAAATCGATTTTTTCAACCCGCTAACCCGTGACCCATTATAAACCACCCAAATCTCTATTTTTTGGACGGGTTTTGTTGGGTTTGGACGGGGCTCGGTTTTTTGTCCAGCCCTAAACGTGATAACATAATGTTACTATTAAGAGTCTGCTCAATATGCTAAACTTGAATCTACTATTTGGTCACAATGTCAATGTCCAAATAAAAACTTCTATCTTCCTTATACAGTCAACCTTTAAGTTATTACACTAGTTAGGCACAAATCAACTGAGAAAATCATGTACATCACAACATTGATGTTAGTATCATCCAATTAATCAATAGAGAACGTGTGAAACTTCTCAATGAtgcaactaaaaaaaataattcagattgacttattttttatccgtaaataaataaattcaaaaaaagaaaggtGAGCAAATCCAATATTAAAAGGCAAAAGACAAATAACACATTTTATTCTTGGGACTAAATCATCATATCCTTTCAATTTTAACAGTGACATTGCcaagttttttttatctttttttggaTTACACAGTGTGACATTGCCAATTTGCCTTATTAACTTcttcaaataattatttttatcatcCCAATGATGAAGAATGTGCctgaataaaatataaatattgacGAAATTGCCAATTTGTGAAGTTATAATATTAGAGTtagacagaaaaaaaaaatcagattggTCATCTTGTTATACGAAAAAgttattgatttaaaaatatgattCAAAACTGAGTAGATATTCTTCAAATTTGATGCATCCTCATATAGTAAAAACGAATATGAGATAcatagtttttcaaaaaaaaaaaaatatactaccTCCATCCATAATTATTTCATTGAAAAATTGCGGACACTAAGAAAGTGGGTTGTGACATTAAATTTGTTAACAATTAGtattgtttttacaattttatccttcaaaaaCGAGAATAAgttattatttatcaaaagtatttattataaattgtagaaaaatataatttaattaggAGTATATtggtaaagaaataattaatcccttaaaaatatgattataaaatGTTGATTTTCACATGTCAATACACACGTGAAGACAAAACTACCACATATGCTTGTCATGCCACGtatgaaattattaaaaaaatattaaaagaaatcTCTAAATTAAAATAAGGCACGTGCTTACTTCCTAATCTTAAATTCCTTTTACCAGTACATTCATTTTACTTTGTAATTTCTCCGCTCGTTAATGTTAGACAAAGtcttttgataaaattttaatactattgaaattttttattttttatttttataattcaaGACCTAATAGTCAGGTAGGTACATGTTTATAGTTTATTAAATGTAATATAATTTAGATACAAAATGGATTTGATTTTATTCAGTTGTACCTTGTACTTCTGAACACAATGTTTTTATATGAAGGGAAGTAGGAAATGAGATAAAAACGAAAATTGAAGGGAGAAAACAAGAAGAATGAAGATTGGGAGCacaatctttttattgtatattttttttttctaaatttcttcgtataatttttttattgtttttttatatttttgtacataacatattaaattgatTGGAAAGACAAAAAGtttgtgcaaaaaaaaatatattggtgaattaaaataagggtataataggaaaacagagtgcaaaaatacacttttttaatttcttgtttttttttttttttctaaaacgtcaagtaattttgaaacggagggagtaattgtTACTGTTAATATATTTCACTTTTACTAGAACTTGAACTCTAGATCTTAACTTTGTTTCACTCTTAAGTCTTAACTCATAGTCATATCAGTTGAGTTATCCATCTCACCCCACTTATTTTAACCGATTGAACATGTGGATTGGATCGATAAACTACAAACTGactatgtgattttttttttcaaaattatatttatttacattaGAGATTGGTCAATtagaacaataaaatatatagtcAAGTGAAATTTTAAAAGCAAATCATTTAAACTTTTTGTACTCCTATTTCAAGTTTTCAACTTTAAaatcttgaaagaaaaaaacccTTTAAATGAAGAGCCTTCTTATTAATAATTTCGCATAAGattatgagtaaaaaaaaatactggtTAGACATAGACATTAATAACATGAAACAAATAGTAATGGTAGGACAAAGTAGAAGTATAGAAGGTGAATTCTTAATCGTAATAAAGGTTAAAGATTCATGTAGTATGAAAAAAGTATATTTTCTAGACACAAATGTCTCTATTGTGATGAGACTCCTTATCCATTGTGGTCCTTCCTTCATGGCCAGAACATAATTAAGGTCTTACTCATCAACAACCATTTGCCAATAACACTGTATGGCCAATGCTGAGTTAGTAGTGGAAAAGCCAGATAAGCCTCACTGTCATgcatcatatatcatatatatatatatatatatatatatatggtcatTGATTTGCTCTTTAATTTGTCATCATGATAATGTCCTAATTTcactttcaaattcaatttaaagTGTGTGGTATATTATATGGTCATTGTTCACCAGGTTTCTAATCAGATTGATCAATTTGAAACCATGATgctgattaaaaataaattaaaattgaaaccaTAATGTATGGAGTGCAAATCTTATCTTATACCATGTGATATTTATATGAGAATGTTATTGATGTtacttttattataataatttttttttatcgaagTTAATTCTATTTGAGTCACAACTCACTatcgtattttttttatttaaaaaaaattggtatttgGCTTAAGAACCGAccaatttgaaatattaattcCACCGTCCACTTGCATGAGcccatttaaagtcagagttttttgatgttttctctccccacctcccgtgaatcttttataccccaatattccaattttgccattgcagaaaaattcggttcgcagaaatcgaatttttactattgcaaattcagagtaaatttcggtttttagaaaccgaaatttgttttcaaggcaaaaaaaaacatcggtttctacgaaccgaagttttttcaaggacaaaattgaaaatttagggggataaaagattcacgggggtGGGGAAAGAAaacatcaagttttttttactctGTATGGACTAGCCCACTAAAATTGCCACGAGAGAAAATCAAATCTAAAACTTTAAAATGAGCACATTCCAAAGGTCTCGAGCCGAACAACGAAGTGGGTTGGGTTGCACCCATGTCCTAGAAAATTTGAGGCCTTCAATCCAACCAATTCAGCAAAACAAATGTTTATAAGTAGTTTGTCTTATGTATTTTAAATTGATGCTTCGTCACATTGGGAACAAATTAAAGTGAACAAGTAAAATAATGCTTCTAAATTTAAAGGCGTGAGGAATGAGAGGTATGCTATAGTCAACAAAATTGAGACGAAAATGTCCAAAACAGAGCAAAGTAGATAATTTGGTGCCATAGATATGAAAATGGAGAAGGTTGAATCACACCCACTTATAGGATTAAGTCCGATGATATTGATTTGGGacttgataatttatttttctttaatgtcTTAGATTCAATTTTCTCTGCTATTAATTTAAGTGgactaatttagtttttttttaaaaaaaaggattatCATTAATAgtaaggagaaaaaaaatttggtaaaaTACGTTAATGGACTTtcaattaattagttttaaaaatgtgcacattattaatttactataaCTAAAATACGTGTGGGtgttagaataaaaaataaataaactatgaGTGAGTGTAAATCAGTAAACCTTGAGGTTAAATAGATTGATAAACGAGCCGAATGATACATAGTCtaggtttattttattttctcggtgttaattttttagtttttaggaAAATGACTTCtgataatttagagtttgaGCGAGAGGTAGGTAAAATATGACCGgtaattatttttctcaaaaattgaattatgattATCCCAAACAATTCATTTTAGATATTATACATTAACCACTTAAATTCAATCAATTGGTTAAATTTATTTACTTAATGAACTTTATTATGAACTTAAATTCATGATCATTTAAACtaaatttaacaaattaattatcaaACGGAGTCTCGGACTATATTCAAGTTAGTTGAATTCATTAACAACCctaattattatcattaaaaaaatcatatgatattGACAGATGAATTAACAATATATCttgttgcttataaaaaataatcactagACAGTAATGAGACAATACAATAATGCAAATGAAACTTAGAATAGTTAAAGAATACATAATTAGAAAAATGAAAGTCCAAGTAAATATTCAAGCTCAAATTAAACATGATCTAAGCAACCTAACCTAATTAAGATCTAAACTAAACAAGCTATGAAATACATAAACATAACTATTGTCAACATAAAATTTACTAATCATTTTATGATCATTAATAACTATTAATAGAATCTAAGGCAATGTACTAATTCCTTACCAATGACAACAA
Coding sequences within it:
- the LOC123899695 gene encoding uncharacterized protein LOC123899695 isoform X1 encodes the protein MPLIAEIANAHSLRVSLPLPYYYYHQHHFKDSSTNKINWNYSFGNNNNFNVRRRHPRFPLLIKAVAAAPPLNPQPDLWEEEPPDEREKLRRSRISKANKGNIPWNKGRKHSLETLQKIKERTRIAMHNPKVKMKLTNRPAQTTETKLKIGARVKKLWEKRRGMKMVQETCFFEWQNLIAEASRQGLVGQEELQWNSYETLDEQLKQEWLMSLEERKQMTRPPLSNREGRLQKLLLQNGPIQ
- the LOC123899695 gene encoding uncharacterized protein LOC123899695 isoform X2, translating into MPLIEIANAHSLRVSLPLPYYYYHQHHFKDSSTNKINWNYSFGNNNNFNVRRRHPRFPLLIKAVAAAPPLNPQPDLWEEEPPDEREKLRRSRISKANKGNIPWNKGRKHSLETLQKIKERTRIAMHNPKVKMKLTNRPAQTTETKLKIGARVKKLWEKRRGMKMVQETCFFEWQNLIAEASRQGLVGQEELQWNSYETLDEQLKQEWLMSLEERKQMTRPPLSNREGRLQKLLLQNGPIQ